The Arachis ipaensis cultivar K30076 chromosome B03, Araip1.1, whole genome shotgun sequence region CGCGGGCTTGGGGGCCGTCGCACCTTCATCGCCACCGCACCCATGCCGCGTCGCTGTCGTCGCCCTCACTGCATCGCCGCCGCTGCTGGCCATacgcacagagagagagagagaatgtgcGAAAAAGGAGCTGCCGCGGGGTTGCCGTCGCCACCACGAGGCTGGGCTCGCCGCTATAGAGGGTCGCCCCCTTTCCTCCACCGTCGCCAAAGATCCATCACCGGAGCTGCTGGGCTTTCCGTATGTTGCTGTGGTGTCGCCGGAGCTTCAGGCCACTGTGCCGGCCGCCGGAGACCGCAGCTGAAGCCTCTGGCTTCGTGGGTTCTGATTGTTGTAAGTTGCTCGGCTGTACGCCATTGTCAGAACCGAGCCAGATTTGCCGGTAACTGCTGTCTCCTTTCTTGAATCTGTTCCATTTCTATGTTTGCTCCGCTATTCTGATTTTGTTGGTAACCCTGCTGCCTTACCAAACAGAATGGTGTTACTGCAGCTAGGACGGTGCACAGGTCCCTGATTCTGTTATGTGTTACTCCATCGTTCTGTTTCCTATAGCTGCAGTAGGTATTCTAATCTTGATATCATTACCGCTATTATTTTTGCTGTGGATTAGTGAGAATTCTGTGATATTGACGTGCTAGGGTGGAGTTTTGGTAATCGCATGGTTGGAATAAGAGTCGTTCCTGTTGTTGTGAAAGTAAATAGAACTGTGTATGCAGCTGCCGCGGAATGCGAACCGAAAGAGAAAGAGTTTATGTCGCGTAGTTAGATTGcatttgaggtaggggcgctttctgaaaactatagtttattattggaattattacatatggatactgatgtgagatatggtgtatttagtgattgtatctgccttgtgtattatttgattgactcgaatgattatggatgtttgtTTGGCTGGATTGTTGtacggctttgtgaaatgtaatgttttgaagtgattctttaaagatttgaaatctgagtttaatccgttgaggattgatttgatttgagtcaattatttgatggTGTGAAAAggcgaatgcacttttgaattcagcctggtttactttaattgacttgatcttggacaaatgatttgttactgaaccgtttctttaaagctttggaaatgagttaaatcggttgatattgagttgattttgaaatggttttcttgagatatgccactgaggcgactgtgggatttagcttgctttgaattgatttctggttttgagctgttgaaaaggaatgagaaacggttcagttgggacccgaaccgggtggcaaaagtccaagttttaggggaggtgctgccgaaatttctacaaaatcctagtcttgtttaaagagttatttaaaaagggttggatttgagaagttgtattatttgatttattaagagaatatttatattttcaagcttaattatttagtgaactttatgccttgagtttgacttatttagaaatgaactattattaccgtttgaatcactgaaggaaagaatgatgctctaatattgatttcaatataagaaggagcttttagtgatttcaaaggaatctagacttttgattgagtaattaagtttgaggcattttggaagagctagaaaaatgggttccaaaaagaaacctgaaagtggtttgattcaaatgaaccggttccttttcaaatgagttgatttttggaccgggttggaacttgtgattttgtatggtcggtttcataataaattcagttttatttacttgaaccgagaatccatgattttaagagtttcaatgaattttaaggaattgatataggttgaccttccctaaagactcgggactctgccgagaaactttgttataaaatcccattgtggaATGGGTGATTTTGAttgttcccaaattgaatctttaactttccatagttttggaagttttggaaagaggatgccaagagcggctttgttttaaaaagggaacttactttgagtaaatttggcttatgagcctgagatgatttgaaaaatgagatctttaaagccaaggctgaaaagagttgaaatttgatttcaaagtgaaatggcttgagaaaagtgatttgaggcttaaatgccggttttatgaattcgatgatgttgaatggtggaagtactgttttgttatgggccggaatggctgtgtatgattatgaatattggctggttttggattgaaccgtgagccggaatggctgagatggatgttgatccatgattgggactgaatgaatatatgcttgagatacctgggtagtagcaagggttgtggttcgtcccacttgctccaggtcagagattgtgacgcctgggtagtagcggtagtagtggtgattccactcgctccaggttgagcttttaaacacccgcctgggtagtagccgcagtagtggttattccactggctctgggttgagcaggtagtagcaatggggttgtagctcaaacctacttgctccgcgatgggtgtttctgtccatggttagctaccaggacgtgtcgggttggctatataaccgacaaatgatatcatcagccactagggacaggcatgcatcatatgcatctatgtgacattgtttgggtgtgcatattatacttggtttgcctgtgtgattaattgctaattgttctacttgcaataactgtttgtttgtgcttgcatcttcctatttgtgtttactactgggactctgttggactgtggtgattggttgatagTTGGATTGTTTggacctagggccgtggttggaatgagatgaagcgatggttgatttcggttttgtgtttctggttcggaacaaaatatgaaaggctattttggttcagcatagataaaccgttttgaaaggcttttgagtttttgagaattgaactgttcctctttcagaaaagctTTCCGATTCCTCTTTTATTGTAaatcgttgtttttgaaaagaggcataagacggttattaatcactggtacggtttatcttcacgtatcctattacagtaattcccaaaaactctctactgagaaccctttcgaggatgatgttctcacccccctacatttttcccctttcaggatatgggcgcagaagttacgaagagcttatttaattgttgttgtgatactctgtattgttttagttatggtttattgtaccctcgcctttatcttgatataatctgtaagagggataggaattgtattgattattgcttgtaatattatttatatatatatttatgtatatatatggatgtactctttatgagttgttgtaagttgtatggtatttatggatgtacataatcgaacgaaagtatttttgggagcggtattgcgatttaaagttttaaacaggctcatattttagtattaattagtATAAGTGTGTCGTAATATCtgaactatcagagtcgcgcagccgaaaACGTGagttttggtagttagggtgttacataatcAATGTAAATCGAATAATATTGCTTCAATTTACATAGTAATGGCCAATACAAGACTTCCATGAACCGTATTTGCAATTATGACATTCATGTAAAATTGAATATCATTCCATTTGTTGATGTGATTTGTCATACtttcatttaaaataaatttatttttattaagagtaaaattaaaaaaatgaattgaATAATTATCTATCgtgaaaaattgatattattaaaagataaaattaaaatttattttaaagttaaaataatttaatttataatttattatatatgtaccatttttttctcttttccataAATTTATCTACTAGCTATTCTACAagcattattaaaaattttgaatttgtaattcaatTCATTCAGTTAAAATCCACTTTCATTTTATTGGATTTAGTAATTCTTCTAAAAataatgtatcatttttgtctcccAATGTTCTAAGAGACGATTatgaaacgttaggaacttaaaaaTAACAATTTAAAGATTATAACTTTGGAACTTATTttaaatgttggggacaaaaataataattactcctatttttttattgttacgatattcattatattaatattatttttttgtttgatgaTATTAACGGTAACTAATCAATTACATTAATTATTTGGTTTGACTAAAATAAATAAACcgattttgttttaatttgtatTAGTTTTTTTTGTCTTATATATTTTGttaagggtaaagtactaaattggttccTACGTATCGATAATTTAAAGAACAAGTACAAGTTTTAGAGGCACAAAGTGCTTGTTTGGGTgccattattttaataaaaaaaagatattttttcaatgaaaaaagatctttttttattttttagcgtgtttggcaaatttctagtagtaaaagtaaaagtactagaaaaattaaaaaaaaaaaatcttttttcattgaagctgtaatttacatctttttttaaaagatcttttttccttaaaaaaaagatgttttacatataataaataaacaaaaaagtacttttatgttgttatacccaaatataattgatagataaaaagatctttttgcatgagatatccaaacataaaattacttttactttttcataagatcttttaaaaaaagataactcaaaaaaagatatttttttagaagctcacccaaacaagcccaaaatcaaccgtggatgcatcaatacatttatttatcatttttattacaatttaaatgaaatattttctataaaattaaggagaatgataaataaatatattgatgcattcacggttgattttgtacctctggagcttgtacttgttctctaaATTATCAACATTGTTCTTGTACTGCTATCATATAGGACATtcagttaattatttaattttggccTCACAATGGGACTACATTGaagttaaatgaaacttttttggattcaaataggacatttTAAACTTCAAGAACCAAAATAGGATTACGCCCAAATGTAAGagatcaatttaatactttatcctTTTGTTAATAGGAAAAGTATAGGAAACCAAGTCTCTAATAAGCCAAAAAATGAACaactcaattaattataattattaataattaattttaaattttttaaattcaaaatttaaaaaatttaaaactgaTTAAGTAAAtctaattaaaacctataaaaacattCCTCTTCTCTCCCACATTAACCTACACATCTCCAATAACCACACACATAGATCCCTCTCCCTCACCGTCAGGCCCTCTCCGCCCCTGCCCTCACCCAAGATGACCCAAGAAGCTCGCCGCTGACAAGGCGTCGAGTACGTCAAGTCCGGCATGGTCCTCGGTCTCGGCACCGGCTCTACCATCGCCTTCGTTGTCACCAAGCTCGGTCATATCTTCTCCACCGGTCAACTCTCCAACATCATCGGCGTTCCTTCCTTCAAGCACACTAAGGAGCAGGTATGCTTCCTCGGAATCCCGCTCTCTACTTCCAAACCCAGTGATCGTGCTTGGAAGCAACCACCCGCAGTGTTCTTCACCACCGCGAAGCCCCAGCTCAGGTTCGCAACCATAAGAGCTTCGGCTGCAGAGGAGAAAGTAGAGGCTGCAGCACCTGCGGCTGAGAAAGAGGAGGCACCAGTGGGGTTCACCCTACCTGAGCTGGATCCAAACACGCAATCCCTAATATTCGGAGGAAGCACTGGAGGGCTATTGAGGAAGGCCCAAGTGGAAGAGTTCTATGTGATAACATGGGATTTTCCGAAAGAACAGATCTTTGAGATGCCCACAGGTGGCGCCGCCATAATGAGGCAGGGTCCGAACCGACTGAAGTTTGCAAGAAAAGAGCAGTGCCTTACACTTGGTTCAGCTTCAGGAGTTATTTAAGGAAGGAGTAGTGGAGCACGAATTGTTCTTgaacaattacagaaatataaaaaaaaatattcatttaatatgaaaaaaaacatcctaatgcttaacaaaagaaatatccagTTATATTTTGGCAAAAATAATTAGATACCTatagaatttgaaaaaaaaaaactatgaaattcttaaagaaatagagacattcacatttgtaatacaaaaaaattcgaaaaatatataaaagaacatccatttagtataaaAAAACTATTCTAAtacttagcagaagaaacatctatgtatattaacttatttttattaagatgAACTTTGAGGTCTAGCCTATTAAAAAGTTGTCAGGAGTTGGTTGAACCCCCTCTTAGTTCTCTAGCGGAATTGTTTTAACTAGACCCTTAACAAATAAGTCCCTAATCAATTTGACATCAAATTAATGTCATTTTGTTTGAGTGAATATAAATAAATAGGTTCATAATCAATTTAATAGCATGATACTTAACATGTCATCACCTAATATACCATCTAAATAATTTTCGTTACGAGTTAACGATAGAAATGATACAGAAATTACGTTGTCCTATTGCATTAAGGGACAAGGACTGAATTGAACTCTTTTTTATCAAGGGGTGCTTTCCTACTAATATAGAAAGTATTTACTTCTTCGATTAAGGGGTTTAGGATTTTCCATATTAATTGAATAATGAATATACAAAAATGagtaatatatattttctatACTAATTGAATAATGTGAAATAATAATTAAGGAAAACAGAGAAAAAGGTCGAAAGTAGAAACTCTATCACAGATACTCGTACTAATACTACATAAGAATATGCTTGATCTATACATTACATGTAAAATAAAAGGAGGTCACTCAGATAAAGAcgcttaaaacgtctttttttaaagatatttttatattgtgttttaattgatttttgtataatttatttggtgttcctcatcacatattattaaatttctcaaaagattttcttttcagaaataataaaaaacatttaattttgactaaaataaaaaaagtaataaattaactattaaactTCCATACTTCTATTATGTTATGGCAATAATTTGGCCTGTTATTTTTTAAtgtacataataataataataataataataataataataatgttcatgtatggatacctggagggAGAGCTCAGTCTCTGGGAGTCGACGCCGAGCTATGACTTTCGGTGCCGACCTTCAAGCCTTATGATAGTCCGAGCTTTACTCCAAGAGGGTGTCCAATCGCGTAGAGCTTTGAGCAAGAGacagggggagtgtacctgcaaaggcactccgaagcttaagttagtattgagaattcaatgtgtcTTCAGGATAGAAGATCATACCTTTTATAGGTGATAGTGTGTAAATCGGTTATGTTCCTGCTTTATTGCCTGTATTAAAGAGCAATAATAAGGGTTGGACGTTTCACTTTTGTGAAGTAGTCCGTTAAGCTGATTTGTAACGTTACTTTTTAATAAATGATATTGATTGTTAATTAGTAACTGTAACGCCGATTAATGACGTAAATTGCCGAGTAATGACTAAAATGCCGACTTATAACGCCAAATATCTGGGTAATAGATGTGAATAATGGCGAGTTATGAGTGATAAAGCCGATTATGACATAGGATTTGTAATGGCCGGAccacagcccccaagcttagcctgggAAAAtatttaatgaagcaggttgatcTTTTAATTGCGTATGAGTCGGCTACTGAACAGTTCGGCGTGTGCTTCTACCTTGTAGCCCCCAGGTCAAGGTGCTTTATTGAACAGTTACTGAGACTATAGGCTttcatgattaggatagagaAAATAATTAAGTGATGTCATTAATGAGTTTGCGTATTTCCAATGTGGGCTTTATTGGGTTTGACGTGACTGATTTGATGGGAAGTGGAAGCGAAATTTTTGGGTTAAAGTGTGGGAATTAAAGGTTAGGAATTCTGAAGGTTTGCATGTTTGCTGGTTTGTGTTTTCTCAAGCGTTTTCAACCaaaaatgagtaaaagaggtGAGTGCTCTTAGTTCTATTTGGTTTTTCTATTTAAtcgtgttttcttcttcttctctgcttctGTTTTTCAAATGGGTTATGAGAAAGAATCGAAAGAGGAGGTAAACTGGTCCTATGACTGGGTGAATGATGATGTAAGGGATCGTGTTTCTCTATTTTTGGATGTTGGTGCTGTGAATGAAATAGATAAGGCTAAGGTTGTTAGGGTTAGTTCTGGGGTTCGGTTGGAGCTGCTCCCTTGTACGGTTGATGATAGGGTTTTTCATAGAGGCGAGGGTTTTGAGTATTTCTTTATGTATAGTTGTGTTCTGGAGGAGCTAAGGGTGAGAGTTCTTGTTAGTGATTTTGAGTGTAAAGTTTTGAAGCAGTTGAACTGTGCGCCCTCGCAGCTTCATCCTAATGGTTGGGCCTTCCTGCGAGCGTTTGAGATTCTTATGGAATATTTGGAGGAGAAACCGTCAGTGGAGTTATTTTTCTCACTGTTTCAGGCGAAGGGTGTTTGGAAGGGTGGCTGGGTGAATTTGAACAGTTCTCCGGGGTTTGCTGTGTTCAAGTTGTACAAATCGTCTTTTAAGAATTTTAAGGAAATGTACCTTAAGGTTAGTAGCTGTGAGGATGATTTTCCATTCTATGTGGACGAGCATTTGGGGGGAAAATTTCCTCTCTGGTGGTGTTCAGAGCCTCAAAATATTTTAGGGCCTGAGACTATAAGTCCAAAGGATGAGTGCATAATTGAGTTTTTAACTGAAGTGGTTGATCGGAAGGAGTTGATTTCTGTTTATGATCTGCTGCAGTGGGAGGAGAATAAGGCTGCTGTGATAGACTATCTGGGTAAGATTTTGAATTGTGGATGTTGTGTCATATTTGAGGTTTTTTGAGTAGGTTtatattttccttatttttcaGGTGGTAAATATCCTGGTGTATCTGCGGCGAGTTTGAGGTCTCGGGTGAAGAGTAAAGGTTTGGAGAAAGAAGTATCTTCGTCAAAGGCGGACAAGGTCGGCGTTGGCGAGGTTGATCAGCCAAGGCCAGGAAGGAGGAAAGTTATtgctaagaaaagaaaaagtgatcTGGTTGATTTGTCCGATGTTTCTGATGATGAGAAAGATGTTGTTCCAATGGAGGAGGTTCATAAGTTTTGTGATAACCAAAAGaagttgcatggttttgttgagcGGAGTGAGGGGTCGTCGCTCTGGGGAAAGGATTATCCTTTTATGATTACTGCTGATGAAGTTTGCCAAACCCCTGCCGATGTTAATTTGGCTGAAGAGGTGGGGGATGTGGCAGTTGATCAGTATATGCAGGTAATCTTTTACCTTTTGTTTTGTTGTGGTTGATAATCTTGTGGGTGATCTCGTTTAATTCTGTGTTTGTTTGTTGAAGGTTGTTGGTATGAGGCTTGCTAGTTTAGGGCGGAGCCGAGAGAAGAAACATCGTCAAGTAGTCGAGCAAAAGCCGAATTTGGAGGAACAATTGAGGCTGAAGGCTGCCAAGGTTTCAGAATTGGAGAGTAAACTAGCTGGGGTGGAGAAAGATTTAAAATTGATGAAGGAGAATTATGCCAAAGAGGTTGAAGATGTTAAAAAGAAGGAAGCGGATCTATCTAGTATGAGTACTCGGGTAGTGGAGTTGACTGCAGAATTTAAAAGCTTAGAAAAGAGTAAGGAGACAGCGATCCTGGACTCCTTCATTGAGGGTTTCGAAAGAGCTTCTCTGCAAGCCAGGTTCTTAGCTCTTAATGTTGATCTTGATCAGATGGACCCTGGTAAGATTGTTCATGACGGGGTTATGGTTGAAGATGATGGCGCtgaagaggaggaggatgaaAATAGTTGCTTTAGTGTGTATGTTTGGTTAGAACATGTATTTTGGTGGGTTACTTTGCTCCTGTAGTGAGCTTTTGACTGTACTGAaacagttttattttgtttttggttatgTGACTTTGATGAAAACATATATATTGCGTAGTTTCTGTTTGGCGATTATTCTGAATGATATGGCTTTCGATTAGGATCGAATGTTTTGTGTGCTAGATAAATTTTGAATGATTGCGTGTTGAGCAGAATTAGAAAATTTAGGGAAAGTTTTGAAATATTGGTTTCCAATTTGGATTGGAATTTTGTGTGAATGATCGGATTCCGATGTAGATCGggtatgtaaaaaaaaattttgttttttaatgATCGACTTCTGAAGTAGATCGGATAGACTGTGTTGTCGGATTCTGATTTGAAGTCGGCAGTCGGATTGACTGAGTGATAGATTCCGTTCAGATTTGACTGATTGCTTCCGAGTTAATCAGATTTCATTTTAAGGTCGGCAGTCGGATTGACTGTTTAATTCCGAGTTAATCGGATTCCGTTTTAAGGTCAGCAGTCGTATTAACTGTTTGCTTCTGAGTTAATCGGATACCGTTTTAAGGTCGGCAGTCGGATTGACTGTTTGCTTCCGAGTTAATCGGATACTTTTTAAGGTTGGCAGTCAGATTGATTGTTAGGTTCCGAATGACCTATTTGATCAATGTTAATAGTATCTGATTTGTCGGAATGATAGTATAGGTGGAAATGATATGTATATGAAAATGAAATGGAAATTatgaaatagaaaaaatattaatgtcatAAAGTTGGGGATCTACTTATTAAAGAACCCTTGATGTCTAGGGCccaggtaggctagcctcgttaaaacctctccaagcaaaacccttgTGGGAAAAATCTTggcagtaggaaaaagagtactcgCATGTCCCTGGTATTAGCTGTAATATAACTTTAAGGAAGATACATTCCAAGTGCTAGGGAGATCTTTACCCTCTAGTGTTTGTAGTCGATAAGCTCCATTGCCGATTACTTCTATGACGCGGTAAAGGCCTTCCCAATTAGCTGCTAGTTTGCCATGTGCTGGTGGTTTCCTAGCTTGTTCTGTTTTTTGGAGCACGAGGTCGTGGACTTGGAAAGACCTTGGTTGAGTTTGTTTGTTATATCTTCGGGCAATGTGCTGCTGCATGGCTAAATGTTTGATTGCTGTGGACGACCTTAGTTATTCAATAAGATCAAGTTCGGTTTGCCTGGCCATGTCTTGTGTAGTTTGATCGGCCAACTCTGTGCGTAGTGAGGATTGGGAGATCTCCACGGGTATCATTGCGTCTGAGCCGTAGACTAAGCGGAAAggtgtctcctttgtggttgagtGTATTATTGTATTGTATCCCCATAGGATTTCTGGGATAAGCTCGGCACAGAGGCTTTTTGTATCGTCCAACTTCTTTCTTAGAGCATGTAATATTACTTTATTTGCGGCTTCAGCTAGCCCGTTTGTTTGTGGGTGCTCTACTGATGAGAAATGGTGTTTGATTTTCAAGTTCTACAAGAAAGATGTAAATTTTTGATCGGCAAACTGGCGACCATTATCGATGATAATGTGCCGAGGAATGCCAATCGACAAATAATATATTTCCAAACAAAAGAAAGCATTTGTTGTGATGTAATTTTGGCTAGAGGttgtgcctctatccatttggagaAATAATCAATTGCTACCACAAGGAATTTAACCTGACCTGCTGCTGTGGGGAAAGGTCCGAGGATATCTATGCCCCATTGGTTGAACGGCCAACTAATCTCAGAGCAGTGTAGGGGTTCAGCCGGGAGATGTGTAATCGAACTATGTTTTTGGCAGCTGTTACAGCTTTTAACTTTTGCTTGGCAATCCTGTCGTGTTTTCGGCCAATATAATCCAGCTCTGAGGATTTTCGAATACAGACTTCGGGCTCCGAGGTGTGTACCACAGATCCCTTCATGTGCTTCAGCAAGTGCAAGCTCGGCTTCTGATCTGCAAAGACATTTGAGTAATGGACGGGAAAATCCCCGTCTATATAGGCAATTATTAAAAATTGTATAAAAGGAGGCTTGTCGGCGGAAATGCCGAGCATTTTTGACGTCGCCTGGCAAGACCCCTGTCTGGAGATATTGTATGAATGGGGATCTCCAATCTGTTTCCTGTGTTACACTTAAGACATATGTTAGTTCAACGCTTGGATTGAGTAGTGTTGACTGATAAAGCGATGACctttagtgcacgaaattgtgatctcaggcaacggcgccaaaaactctgtatgcacgtcttaataaattgtttttcattcacaacttcgatacaactaaccagaaagtgcactgggtcgtccaagtaataaaccttacgtgagtaagggtcgatcccacggagattgttggtatgaagcaagctatggtcaccttgtaaatctcag contains the following coding sequences:
- the LOC107633034 gene encoding photosystem I reaction center subunit II, chloroplastic-like codes for the protein MVLGLGTGSTIAFVVTKLGHIFSTGQLSNIIGVPSFKHTKEQVCFLGIPLSTSKPSDRAWKQPPAVFFTTAKPQLRFATIRASAAEEKVEAAAPAAEKEEAPVGFTLPELDPNTQSLIFGGSTGGLLRKAQVEEFYVITWDFPKEQIFEMPTGGAAIMRQGPNRLKFARKEQCLTLGSASGVI